The sequence CCAACCTTTGCGCAAAAAACAAATGGCGCAGTGCCTGTGTTTCTGGCCCCAGCAGCAGACTTTCAAACCGAGCCCGCTCAAAGGCTAAGCCTTCATTTAACGGTAGTCTCAGGCTGGCGGCCACACAGTCAATGGCTACCTTTGGCGCCTTAAACCCGCGCTTACGCTTGGCGACGTCAGCATAAGCTTGGCTCACTAGGGCCTCTGCATCGTCGGCGCCAACCAAAGGCGGGGCATCCAGTGACAGAGGCACAAAATCGGCCACCACTTTAGCGGCATAAAGGCAGGCACCTTCGGCAAGGCCAACGTCCATCACAGCTTCGGCCAAGCCGATGCGTAATGCTTCCTCAGCGCCAATGCTACGGCCACTGCTGATCAAATCTAGGGCGTGAGCAAGGCCTACCAGTCGCGGCAGACGCTGGGTGCCACCAGCGCCGGGCACTAGGCCTAAAGAGACCTCAGGCAAGGCCAGCTGCGCCGTCGGGCTCAACAGCCTATGGCTGGCCGCCAAGGCCAACTCCAAACCACCACCGTAGGCCACCCCCTCAATCGCGGCCACAATTGGCTTCTGGCTCTGAGCCACTAAGGTCAACACGCTGACCAAACTGGGCTCTGCGCTGGCCGCTGGGGTATTGAATTCGGTGACGTCAGCCCCCGCGCTGAACACACCACCGCGACCATAAAGCACGATGGCGGTGACGGCATCGTCCGCCAGCGCAGCCGTGAGCGCCTGCTGTAAACGCTGGCGTAACGCCAGCGACAGGCTATTGACACGGCCCTGCTGAAAATCGATCAACGCCACCGTACTCAGCATTTGAAAATGTGTCTTGTGGTTCATTTTGTCTCCCTTCATCATCACTGCCGTGCAAAATACAGCCGATGCAGCTCAGCCAAGTCAACATTGGCCGCGGTCTGAGACAACAGCACCTTGCCGCTTTGCATTAAGTACACGTGATCGGCGATGCCCACAGCACGATGGGTATTTTGCTCCACCAAGACAATAGTCTTCCCTTCCTCTTTTAAGCCTTGCATGATGTCGAAAATGGCGCTGACGATGACGGGCGCTAATCCCAACGAAGGCTCATCAATCAACAGCACCTCAGGATTTGACATTAGGCCGCGCCCCATGGCCAACATCTGCGCCTCGCCGCCAGAAAGTGAGCCAGCCAGCTGTTTATAGCGTTCTTTTAAGCGCGGAAAGCGTTGATAGTTCAGCGCCAAGTTAGCCATGATGTGCTCACGACTGTGCTTAGGATAGGCGCCCATCAACAGGTTTTCTTCCACGCTCATGTCTTTAAAAATCATTCGTCCTTCGGGAATCAAGCACAGGCCCAGGCCAGGCATGTCCCATGTCGGCACGACATCTAAAGGCGCATCCTCTAAGCTAATGTGGCCCTGCGTCAGCGGGATCAGCCCCATGATGGCGCGCAGTAAGGTGGTTTTACCGGCGCCATTGGTACCGATAATGGTGGTCAGCGCGCCTTTGGGCATTTCCAATGAAACATCCCACAAGATGTTGATGGCGCCATAGCCCGCCCGAATGTGGTCTACTTTAAGCATGGCTTTCTCCGGTATAGCTTTTAATAACTTCTGGATGGTTAAACACCTCTTCTGGCGTCCCATTGGCGATCAGCTCACCAAAATTCAGCACGCACACGCGGCTACACATGTGTGAAATCGTTTCAATGTCGTGCTCGATGATTAAGATCCCCACCTGCCGCTCTTCATGCAGTGATTGCAGCAGCTGCATGAATTGACGCTTTCCCGTGGTTTCCAGGCCAGCCAATACCTCATCTAGGAGCAAGAGCGTAGGCTCTGTCGCCAAGGCTTTAGCCACTTCTAACGCCTTCAGCTCGGTCAAAGCCAAATCGGTAGCAGCCGCGCTATTGGCCTTATCCATCAGGCCCATAAAGGTTAAAATATCGTCAATCTTGTCTGGATCCACCTTCCCCGTACCAAAGCGCTGCGCCACGATCAGATTTTCGCGTACGCTTAACTCATGCATGGGCTGAGGAATCTGAAACGATCGACCAATGCCTAGGCGGGCGCGCTGATGCAAAGAGGTTTTCAACATGTTTTGGTGGTTAAAATTAATGTCGCCGCCGCTGGGCTTGACTAGGCCAGAGACCGCATTAAACAGCGTGGTTTTACCAGCACCGTTCGGCCCCACCAAACCCACGACTTCATCACGCCCCACGGACATGCTGACGTTGTTGACGGCCACCAATCCGCCAAATCGAATGGTGACGTTATTGAGATGGAGCATGTCGTCCTCCTTTAAATTTTTTGGCCAACAAAGGCACAAGGCCCGATGGACTAAAGATGATCATCGCGACCAATAAAGCCCCCAATACAATTTGATGCCCAGTGGGTATGATGTTTTTAAACACGAGCTGATCGATCATATAGATGACGATGGCCCCAATCAGCGGCCCGAATATGCTGCGATAGCCACCAAAAATGGCGGCAATGATCGGCACCAAGGTCCAGCTAGCATCAAATGCATAGTTAGGCTCTAAAAAATTGATGTAATGCGCATTAAACGCCCCCACTACCCCCGTCATAAAGGCCGACACCAACAGCATCGCCGCCTTCAGTAAAGTGCTGTTGACGCCCACGACTTGGGTCGCCGACTCCGACTCATGCATGGCCTTCAATGCCACCCCGTAATGGCTTTTACTGATGCGGGCATACACCCACACAAACAGCACCACAATGGTTAAAATCAGCAGGTAGCTGCCCAAATTACTGCTTAAGTCAAAGCCCAATAGCATCGGCAATTCAGGGATGCCGGTTAGGCCGCCGGCACCGCCGGTGATGCCCCGCAGCTCCGTGGCCAAAATACGAAAGATTTGCGCATAGGCCAAAATGGATAAGGCAAAATATGGGCCAGACAGCCTCAATGCCGGCAGCATCGCCAAGGACGCAATCGCCGCACCGATGCCGCCCAGCAGCATCGCGGGCAAAACGGGTAGGCCATAATTTAAGGTCAACAAAGCGGATGCGTAAGAACCCACGCCAAAAAATGCCGCCTGACCAAAGCTCACCATGCCGCCCAAATTACCCAATAGCGCCCAAGCCAACGCAATGCCGCCAATGGTTAAGGCCGCAATCAATAGGCTCAGCAAATAAAAGTTCGACCCTAAGAATAACGGCACCAATAAATAAAACAGCACGGCCAAACCCAGATAGGTCCAATGATTCGCTTTCATGACGCCCTCCTTTGACCAAATAGGCCATTCGGCATGACAAACAACACCAATAAAAATAACAGCATGCCGGTTAATTCTTGCAGCGATGAGCTAAATAAAGTAATGGTTAAGGATTCGACAATACCCAGCAGCACGGCCCCAACCAATACCCCAGGAATAGACCCAACCCCTGCCAAAACGGTGATGATGAACGCTTTTACAGTCAGCGAATCGCCCAATTCAGGCTGAATGAAATTGGTACTGTAAAGCGCAATACCTGCAAAGGTAGCCAAAATACCAGACACCAAAAACGAGATCAGCTCGGTGTAACGTGGGTTAATCCCCATCAGCTTGGCGGCGTCGCGATTGCTGGCTACGGCCCGAACCGCGCGGCCATACCAGCTTTTACGCAGCCACCACCAGCCCAAAGCCATCAACACCACGCTCAGGCCAAAAAATGACCATTCACTGTTCATGCTGTAAAGGTTGCCCACAATAAAAGCCTCCTGAAACCAAGGCGTAGTGCTGGCGTGTACATCTGACTGCCAAATCAGCAAAATGGCATTGGTCAGCACAATGGCCACGCCATAGGTTAAGAGCAGTGAATTCAGCTCACGATCCAGTTTGATTTTGCTGACCATAAAGTAAATCAATATCGACAGCGAACACACCACGGTTAAGGCCAGCGGTATGGCCACAATCGGATTGACGTTGAGCCACAGTTCCGTCATATAGGCGATGTAAGCCGCCAACAGCACTAATTCGCCATGCGCCAAATTAATGATTTTCATGGTGCCGAACACCAAGGCCAACCCCAACGCAATTAAAGCGTAGGCGCCGCCCGTCAGCACACCTGAAAAGATGGCTTGGATAATCAATTCAAACATTTTTGCCCCCTCTTGCGGCTGGTGATCCCCAGCCAGACATTTAACTTCAATCGACTTTTTGGGCCGTCATCGCTACCACGGCACGCCCGGCACAACCAACTGACCCGTAGCGGCAGCAGGCGGCCAAACCAGCTCTACACGACCGTTTTGATGCTGGCCAATATTAGGCATGAAGTTGGGGTTGTCGCCGTTGTCTAAGAAATTCAGACGACCAATCAGCGTGTCTCTATCGGTTCGGCGCATTTCATCTGCTAAACCATCACGATCCAAAGTGCCCTTATCGGCGGCGCGGGCAATGGCCTCAAACAAAATGGTCGATTGAACGTAGCCATATTCATTGAGATAATCTGGGCTTTTTTGATATAGGGCTTTAAAGCTTGCTTCAAACAGCTGCCCCTCTGGGTCGCTAAACTGAACTGGATAAGGCAGCATTTCCGTACCGGAGATGTTTTTAACTAAGTCGGGAAACTCTCTGGCCATTTTGGCGTTGGCAATTTGCCATACGCCTACCAAGGCGGTGACGTTAGGCTTCAACACCCGCGCCGCCCGCAATAGGCCAACGTAGTCGTTTTCATAGCCCAACATATTGATCACGTCTGGCTTATCCAGCAGCTTGACCTTGTTGATGATGGGCTTGAAATCCCGGATGGCAGGATCAAACGGATGCATGGTGACGACCACGCCGCGCTCGCTCATGATTTTATTCACGTCACGCGCCAGCTCAAAAGTCGACTTTTGGGTGGAGTACACCACGGCCAAACGCTTCACCTTTAAATCGATAAACATCCCCGTCATGGCTTTAACATAGCCATTGGTGTTGTTGATGCGAAAAAATTTACGGTAGCCTTGATTGACAAACTCTTCGCTGGTCCCCCCTGACGTGATGTAGACCAGGCCAACCTTATTAGCAGCCGACGAAGCCGGCGCCACCAAATCGGATGTGGCGCCACCAGTGATGGCCACCACTTTTTGTGACGCCAGTCTGGCCACCGCCGCAATGGCTTTAGCCGGCGCAGACTCATCGTCAACGGTGATCAGACGAATGGCGTATTTGGACTGTTGCTTATTGAATATATCGACGGCGGTCAACATGCCTTCATGCATGCCGGTACCGCCACGGGCATTACCCCCGGTAAGCGATATCACCGAGCCGACGCGGATTTCTTGTGGCGCCGCCACGGCCATGCCTGCACTCAGGAACATCGTGGTCAAAAGCGTGATGCAGATAGACTTCATCTTATTTCTCCTCTATTTGTTGTTTTGCATGCTCAACCATGCGCACGAGCGATCAATTATTGGTATGGTGCCTCGACTGGGCTTGGCTCATGCTGGATTAATGTGCTTGTTTGACGACTCCTTTCTCAATTAAAACCGCAATGCGATCAGCATCAAAACCATGCTGACGAAGAATTGCCACACTGTCGGCGCCAAACTGCGGCGGCGCTAATCGATAGCTAGCAGGATTGGCGCCAAGCTTAATCGGTGACCCTAAACCCTGATAGTCTGGCCCAATATTGACCAGCATGTGCCGATGCGCCGTGTGCGGATGCGCCACCACGTC comes from Neisseriaceae bacterium CLB008 and encodes:
- a CDS encoding ABC transporter ATP-binding protein, whose protein sequence is MLKVDHIRAGYGAINILWDVSLEMPKGALTTIIGTNGAGKTTLLRAIMGLIPLTQGHISLEDAPLDVVPTWDMPGLGLCLIPEGRMIFKDMSVEENLLMGAYPKHSREHIMANLALNYQRFPRLKERYKQLAGSLSGGEAQMLAMGRGLMSNPEVLLIDEPSLGLAPVIVSAIFDIMQGLKEEGKTIVLVEQNTHRAVGIADHVYLMQSGKVLLSQTAANVDLAELHRLYFARQ
- a CDS encoding ABC transporter ATP-binding protein → MLHLNNVTIRFGGLVAVNNVSMSVGRDEVVGLVGPNGAGKTTLFNAVSGLVKPSGGDINFNHQNMLKTSLHQRARLGIGRSFQIPQPMHELSVRENLIVAQRFGTGKVDPDKIDDILTFMGLMDKANSAAATDLALTELKALEVAKALATEPTLLLLDEVLAGLETTGKRQFMQLLQSLHEERQVGILIIEHDIETISHMCSRVCVLNFGELIANGTPEEVFNHPEVIKSYTGESHA
- a CDS encoding branched-chain amino acid ABC transporter permease, with product MKANHWTYLGLAVLFYLLVPLFLGSNFYLLSLLIAALTIGGIALAWALLGNLGGMVSFGQAAFFGVGSYASALLTLNYGLPVLPAMLLGGIGAAIASLAMLPALRLSGPYFALSILAYAQIFRILATELRGITGGAGGLTGIPELPMLLGFDLSSNLGSYLLILTIVVLFVWVYARISKSHYGVALKAMHESESATQVVGVNSTLLKAAMLLVSAFMTGVVGAFNAHYINFLEPNYAFDASWTLVPIIAAIFGGYRSIFGPLIGAIVIYMIDQLVFKNIIPTGHQIVLGALLVAMIIFSPSGLVPLLAKKFKGGRHAPSQ
- a CDS encoding branched-chain amino acid ABC transporter permease, with translation MFELIIQAIFSGVLTGGAYALIALGLALVFGTMKIINLAHGELVLLAAYIAYMTELWLNVNPIVAIPLALTVVCSLSILIYFMVSKIKLDRELNSLLLTYGVAIVLTNAILLIWQSDVHASTTPWFQEAFIVGNLYSMNSEWSFFGLSVVLMALGWWWLRKSWYGRAVRAVASNRDAAKLMGINPRYTELISFLVSGILATFAGIALYSTNFIQPELGDSLTVKAFIITVLAGVGSIPGVLVGAVLLGIVESLTITLFSSSLQELTGMLLFLLVLFVMPNGLFGQRRAS
- a CDS encoding ABC transporter substrate-binding protein — translated: MKSICITLLTTMFLSAGMAVAAPQEIRVGSVISLTGGNARGGTGMHEGMLTAVDIFNKQQSKYAIRLITVDDESAPAKAIAAVARLASQKVVAITGGATSDLVAPASSAANKVGLVYITSGGTSEEFVNQGYRKFFRINNTNGYVKAMTGMFIDLKVKRLAVVYSTQKSTFELARDVNKIMSERGVVVTMHPFDPAIRDFKPIINKVKLLDKPDVINMLGYENDYVGLLRAARVLKPNVTALVGVWQIANAKMAREFPDLVKNISGTEMLPYPVQFSDPEGQLFEASFKALYQKSPDYLNEYGYVQSTILFEAIARAADKGTLDRDGLADEMRRTDRDTLIGRLNFLDNGDNPNFMPNIGQHQNGRVELVWPPAAATGQLVVPGVPW